The following are encoded in a window of Miltoncostaea marina genomic DNA:
- a CDS encoding IS5 family transposase, with translation MAYPSDVTDDEWRLVCDLLEPASGRRGRPPAISRRAIADAILYLARTGSPWRYLPSEQPAWGTVWRQFRRWRDSGVLAKLLTRLRQIARLMKGRTVDPSMLMVDAQVARGGRAGPSFHESGGRGGRTNGAKRTLLLDITGSPVAVRDDSARPQDVRVARELLEAVLDAMPSVKAIVADRGYRGLAAMCARRGIALDIKAPPKGASRVTPLRPLWRIEDAFARLGRWRRLSRSYEGPAASARAWMEIAACHYLLGRVLA, from the coding sequence ATGGCCTACCCGAGTGACGTCACCGACGACGAGTGGCGCCTCGTCTGCGACCTGCTGGAGCCCGCATCGGGCCGGCGGGGTCGTCCGCCTGCCATCTCGCGGCGAGCGATCGCCGACGCGATCCTCTACCTCGCCCGTACAGGGTCGCCGTGGCGCTACCTGCCGTCGGAACAGCCCGCATGGGGAACGGTCTGGCGGCAGTTCCGCCGCTGGCGCGACAGCGGCGTCTTGGCGAAGCTGCTGACCCGCCTTCGCCAGATCGCCCGGCTGATGAAGGGCCGCACGGTCGACCCCTCGATGCTGATGGTCGACGCCCAGGTGGCCCGCGGGGGTCGAGCCGGCCCGTCGTTCCACGAGTCGGGCGGCCGCGGCGGGCGCACCAACGGCGCCAAACGCACGCTGCTACTCGACATCACCGGCTCGCCGGTCGCGGTGCGGGACGACTCGGCCCGACCACAGGATGTACGCGTCGCTCGCGAGCTGCTCGAGGCGGTGCTCGACGCCATGCCGAGCGTCAAGGCGATCGTCGCCGACCGCGGCTACCGCGGGCTGGCGGCGATGTGCGCACGCCGCGGCATCGCCCTCGACATCAAGGCGCCACCGAAGGGCGCCTCGCGCGTCACGCCGCTGCGGCCGCTGTGGCGCATCGAGGACGCCTTCGCGCGCCTCGGCCGCTGGCGGCGCCTGTCGCGTTCGTATGAGGGCCCGGCCGCGAGCGCGCGGGCCTGGATGGAGATCGCGGCCTGCCACTACCTCCTCGGGCGCGTCTTGGCGTAG
- a CDS encoding B3/B4 domain-containing protein: MFAYDPAVAAAFPAARAGVVHAAGVAGGPAPEALRAEYAAEQRAAAGRLAATPVAEMPSIAAWRRAFSAFGVRPTQHRSAAEALLRRLGKEGAIPSIGALVDIGNLVSIRHALPVAVFDLAALGGGVTVRFADGDERFTDLGSGADATPERGEVVLVDRHGAVVARRWCWRQSTHSVAGPDTSEALLLVEGHHDAAAADVAAAVADLVALLQEHQPGCRTSARTFAAGGAGGGAGR; the protein is encoded by the coding sequence GTGTTCGCCTACGACCCCGCCGTCGCAGCAGCGTTCCCCGCCGCCCGCGCGGGCGTCGTCCACGCCGCGGGCGTCGCCGGCGGCCCGGCCCCGGAGGCGCTGCGCGCCGAGTACGCCGCCGAGCAGCGGGCGGCCGCCGGGCGCCTCGCGGCCACGCCCGTCGCCGAGATGCCGTCCATCGCCGCGTGGCGGCGGGCCTTCAGCGCCTTCGGGGTCCGCCCGACCCAGCACCGCTCCGCCGCCGAGGCGCTCCTGCGCCGGCTCGGGAAGGAGGGTGCGATCCCCTCCATCGGCGCGCTCGTCGACATCGGCAACCTCGTCTCGATCCGCCACGCGCTGCCGGTGGCGGTGTTCGACCTCGCCGCGCTCGGGGGCGGCGTGACCGTGCGCTTCGCCGACGGCGACGAGCGCTTCACCGACCTCGGATCAGGGGCGGATGCGACGCCCGAGCGCGGCGAGGTGGTGCTGGTCGACCGGCACGGGGCGGTGGTCGCCCGCCGCTGGTGCTGGCGCCAGAGCACGCACAGCGTGGCCGGGCCGGACACCTCCGAGGCGCTCCTGCTCGTGGAGGGCCATCACGACGCGGCGGCGGCCGACGTCGCGGCGGCGGTCGCGGACCTCGTCGCGCTGCTGCAGGAGCACCAGCCCGGGTGCCGGACGTCGGCGCGGACGTTCGCGGCCGGCGGGGCGGGCGGCGGCGCCGGGCGCTAG